A portion of the Pseudomonadota bacterium genome contains these proteins:
- a CDS encoding HU family DNA-binding protein, with the protein KARKGRNPLTGEDIMIKAKPARKVIRALPLKALKDVLA; encoded by the coding sequence AAGGCGCGGAAAGGACGCAATCCGCTAACCGGCGAGGATATTATGATCAAGGCGAAGCCTGCGCGGAAAGTCATTCGCGCGCTGCCGCTCAAGGCCTTGAAGGACGTGCTCGCTTAA